A region of Myxococcaceae bacterium JPH2 DNA encodes the following proteins:
- a CDS encoding fused MFS/spermidine synthase — translation MLRYALAIFASAFLLFGVQPLAGRYALPWYGGTSSVWTACMLFFQVALLAGYAYAHAVSSRLPSRAQAKLHLGVLALAVAGLVARALITGSPLAPGPEWRPQPDGVPVLRLVAMLAVTLGPPFFVLSTTGPLLQSWFARAHPGRSPYGLYALSNAGSLLALLGYPLLVEPWVARGTQTWGWSAGFVAFTLACAACALDVARRHESPSEPTTATTPESDAPRPGLLRTLGWLGLSACASVLLLATTNQLSQDVAAGPVLWVLPLAVYLLTFILAFAREALYARGVYAVLLIIGVAMMAVAQTSGPGFGLLPRILCYAGTLFAGAMVCHGELYRLRPAPRHLGAFYLWVSLGGVLGSLFVSLWAPAFFRAYWEYPLSLAACCAVALGGRMRQPATESRPARAWRVVGGALLVLLPLNLTLIGMGEYRRMSLSTRNFFGVVQVLEQGQGQPDVHRYTLRHGAIAHGWQFIQEDKRREPTAYYTRETGLGLAIAEQRRRREAQGLSPGLRVGVLGLGVGTSAALMSSADRLRFYEINPVIIALAKGEHGFFHYLSDTQARVDVVEGDARISLEQELERGEPQSFDVLALDVFSSDAIPIHLLTEEAMALYLRHLAPHGVMALHISNQYLDLVPVTLAHARAFGLHATHVFNESTSDAPSSRWMVLSPDADFTSGLAFQRSTSSVRRMSLRGPPDFTWTDELGSVVRAVRWWPQSRTTASQSVVVEAAGASVTSPEPP, via the coding sequence ATGCTCCGATACGCCCTCGCCATCTTCGCCAGCGCCTTCCTCCTCTTTGGTGTGCAGCCGCTGGCGGGGCGCTATGCGCTCCCCTGGTACGGCGGCACCTCGAGCGTGTGGACGGCCTGCATGCTCTTCTTCCAGGTGGCGCTGCTGGCGGGCTACGCCTACGCCCACGCCGTCTCCTCCCGCTTGCCCTCGCGCGCCCAGGCGAAGCTCCACCTGGGCGTGCTGGCGTTGGCGGTCGCGGGGTTGGTGGCCCGAGCGCTCATCACCGGCTCACCGCTGGCGCCGGGGCCGGAGTGGCGGCCGCAGCCGGACGGAGTGCCCGTGCTCCGCCTGGTGGCGATGCTGGCCGTCACGCTCGGGCCCCCGTTCTTCGTGCTGAGCACCACCGGTCCGCTGCTCCAGTCCTGGTTCGCGCGGGCCCATCCCGGGCGCTCTCCCTACGGCCTCTATGCGCTGTCCAACGCGGGCTCGTTGCTCGCGCTGCTCGGCTATCCGCTGCTCGTCGAGCCCTGGGTGGCGAGAGGCACGCAGACGTGGGGCTGGAGCGCGGGCTTCGTGGCCTTCACCCTCGCGTGCGCGGCCTGCGCGCTGGACGTGGCGCGGCGCCACGAATCCCCCAGCGAGCCCACCACAGCGACGACGCCGGAGTCGGACGCGCCTCGCCCGGGACTGCTTCGGACGCTCGGGTGGCTGGGGCTCAGCGCCTGCGCGTCGGTGCTGCTGCTGGCCACCACGAATCAACTGTCGCAGGACGTGGCGGCCGGGCCCGTGCTGTGGGTGCTGCCGCTCGCGGTCTACCTGCTCACCTTCATCCTGGCCTTCGCGCGCGAGGCCCTCTACGCGCGAGGCGTCTACGCGGTGCTGCTCATCATTGGCGTGGCGATGATGGCGGTGGCGCAGACCTCGGGGCCGGGCTTCGGGCTGCTGCCACGCATCCTGTGTTACGCGGGCACCCTCTTCGCCGGAGCCATGGTGTGTCACGGCGAGCTGTACCGGCTGCGTCCCGCGCCTCGGCACCTGGGCGCCTTCTACCTCTGGGTGTCGTTGGGCGGAGTGCTGGGCAGCCTGTTCGTCAGCCTGTGGGCCCCCGCGTTCTTCCGCGCCTACTGGGAGTACCCGCTGTCGCTGGCGGCGTGCTGCGCGGTGGCGCTCGGCGGGAGGATGCGCCAGCCCGCCACCGAGTCTCGGCCCGCGCGAGCGTGGCGCGTGGTGGGCGGCGCGCTGCTGGTGCTGTTGCCGCTCAACCTGACGCTCATCGGGATGGGCGAGTACCGCAGGATGAGCCTGTCCACGCGCAACTTCTTCGGCGTGGTGCAAGTGCTGGAGCAGGGCCAAGGCCAGCCAGACGTGCACCGCTACACGCTGCGCCACGGCGCCATCGCCCACGGCTGGCAGTTCATCCAGGAGGACAAGCGCCGCGAGCCCACCGCCTATTACACCCGCGAGACGGGCCTGGGGCTGGCCATCGCCGAGCAGCGGCGGCGCCGCGAGGCCCAGGGCCTCTCCCCCGGATTGCGCGTGGGCGTGCTCGGGTTGGGCGTGGGCACCAGCGCCGCATTGATGTCCTCGGCGGACCGGCTGCGCTTCTACGAAATCAATCCGGTCATCATCGCGCTCGCGAAGGGCGAGCACGGCTTCTTCCACTACCTGAGCGACACACAGGCCCGGGTGGACGTGGTGGAGGGAGACGCGCGCATCTCGCTGGAGCAGGAGCTGGAGCGCGGCGAGCCCCAGTCCTTCGACGTGCTGGCGCTGGACGTGTTCAGCTCGGATGCCATCCCCATCCACCTGCTGACCGAGGAGGCGATGGCGCTGTACCTGCGCCACCTCGCGCCGCACGGCGTGATGGCGCTGCACATCAGCAATCAGTACCTGGACCTGGTGCCGGTGACGCTCGCGCACGCGCGCGCGTTCGGCCTGCACGCCACGCATGTCTTCAACGAGTCCACGAGCGACGCGCCCAGCAGCCGGTGGATGGTGTTGAGCCCGGACGCGGACTTCACCTCGGGGCTCGCGTTCCAGCGGAGCACGTCCAGCGTGCGGCGCATGTCCCTGCGAGGTCCGCCGGACTTCACGTGGACGGATGAGCTGGGCAGCGTGGTCCGCGCGGTGCGGTGGTGGCCGCAGTCGCGCACGACAGCGAGCCAGTCCGTCGTGGTCGAGGCGGCGGGAGCGTCCGTGACGAGCCCCGAGCCGCCCTGA
- a CDS encoding cysteine hydrolase: MNAPATLTQLAGLSTLPSSLASSALVIIDLQGEYREGALKLPGIDAAAKESAAVLALARKHGVPVFHIVHHSKPGAPIFNPDHPHSKELPEVAALPGETTIIKTLPDSFAKTDLHERLQATGRKELILVGAMTHNCVAATAHAAFDLGYRVTIVAEACATRDLPDVYGNVVPADVLHRQTLVGLGDCIAVVVPNARAWA, from the coding sequence ATGAACGCCCCTGCGACCCTGACCCAACTGGCTGGACTGTCCACCCTCCCCTCCTCGCTCGCGTCCTCCGCGCTCGTCATCATCGACCTGCAGGGCGAGTACCGCGAGGGCGCCCTGAAGCTGCCCGGCATCGACGCGGCGGCGAAGGAGTCGGCGGCGGTGCTCGCGCTGGCCCGGAAGCACGGCGTGCCGGTGTTCCACATCGTCCACCACTCGAAGCCCGGCGCGCCCATCTTCAACCCGGACCACCCGCACTCGAAGGAGCTGCCCGAGGTCGCGGCGCTGCCGGGTGAGACCACGATCATCAAGACGCTGCCGGACTCGTTCGCGAAGACGGACCTCCACGAGCGCCTCCAGGCCACGGGCCGCAAGGAGCTCATCCTCGTCGGGGCGATGACGCACAACTGCGTGGCCGCCACGGCGCACGCCGCGTTCGACCTGGGCTACCGCGTTACCATCGTCGCGGAGGCGTGCGCCACGCGCGACCTGCCGGACGTCTACGGGAACGTCGTCCCGGCGGACGTACTGCACCGGCAGACGCTGGTGGGACTCGGCGACTGCATCGCCGTGGTGGTCCCCAACGCCCGCGCCTGGGCGTGA
- a CDS encoding LysR family transcriptional regulator, with product MSAKREPAEELVWDDLRIFTQIALHGSQSAAGRALGLDHATVGRRVRRLERALGRELVVPQSSGFTLTPDGEAVLARARAMEEQALSVSRFAAGAPSLSGTVRLTTVALFAERYLAPKLASFQAAHPGIELEVFADDRNLSLARREADIALRLARPQHGESLVARRLAVIGHGLYASEGYLEQFGDAPLDARRFIGLTATHRGLPEVQWLEMFLRQGGRIVHRVNQHGGLLGAVRAGIGLAVVPHYLARAYPELRSVPFSSEGPLVRELWLLMHQDMQAVPRVRSLVDHLVQHATRDAALLLG from the coding sequence ATGTCCGCGAAGCGTGAACCCGCCGAGGAGCTCGTCTGGGACGACCTCCGCATCTTCACCCAGATTGCCCTCCACGGCAGCCAGTCCGCCGCGGGACGCGCGCTCGGCCTGGACCACGCGACGGTGGGCCGGCGGGTGCGCCGGTTGGAGCGGGCCCTGGGGCGTGAACTCGTCGTGCCGCAGTCCTCTGGCTTCACGCTCACCCCGGATGGCGAGGCGGTGCTCGCGCGAGCCCGAGCGATGGAGGAGCAGGCGCTGTCCGTGAGTCGCTTCGCCGCGGGCGCGCCGTCGCTCTCGGGCACGGTGCGCTTGACGACCGTGGCGCTCTTCGCGGAGCGCTACCTGGCCCCCAAGCTCGCGAGCTTCCAGGCGGCGCACCCGGGCATCGAGCTGGAGGTCTTCGCCGACGACCGCAACCTCAGCCTGGCGCGGCGCGAGGCGGACATCGCGCTGCGGCTCGCGCGGCCTCAGCATGGCGAGTCACTGGTGGCGCGGCGGCTGGCCGTGATTGGTCATGGCCTCTACGCCTCCGAGGGCTACCTGGAGCAGTTCGGGGACGCGCCGCTGGATGCGCGCCGCTTCATCGGGCTCACGGCGACCCATCGCGGACTGCCCGAGGTCCAGTGGCTGGAGATGTTCTTGCGCCAGGGTGGGCGCATCGTCCACCGGGTGAATCAGCACGGGGGCTTGTTGGGCGCGGTGCGGGCCGGCATCGGGCTGGCGGTGGTGCCGCACTATCTGGCGCGCGCGTACCCGGAGCTGCGCTCCGTGCCCTTCTCCTCGGAAGGGCCGCTGGTGCGCGAGCTGTGGCTGCTGATGCATCAGGACATGCAGGCGGTGCCGCGCGTGCGCAGCCTGGTGGACCACCTGGTCCAGCACGCCACGCGCGACGCGGCGCTCCTCTTGGGCTGA
- a CDS encoding SDR family NAD(P)-dependent oxidoreductase encodes MSTNDFSEMSATQLAYAAKQVRNRMGLLTAEPIALVGMGCRFPGGVDSPDAYWELLRSGRDAVTEVPSERWSLDVYYSPVPGTPGKMYTRHGAFVSGVDRFDPLFFGISPREAVVMDPQQRILLEVSWEALEHAGLAPSRLRGTATGVFVGIMHRDYTYLVHTSAAMDTHVGSGTGLSVAAGRIAHLLALEGPTLVVDTACSSSLVAVHLACQSLRGGECDVALAAGINLILSPMSTIVECQMRMLSAEGHCKTFDARADGFVRGEGCGVVVLKRLSDALADGDDVIAILRGSAVNHDGHSGGLLVPNGAAQEKVIRAALRNGGVSASQVDYVEAHGTGTALGDPIEVEALGRVFSDARHRESPLLIGSVKTNIGHTEIAAGMAGLMKAALALRHGELPRNLHFERPNPEIRWSELPVSVVTAQRPWPGGTRRFAGVSAFGYSGTNAHVVLESAPPVVRPPSVTEGRREQVLVLSAKTPTALTTLAASYGAHLTRHPEVDTSDVCYSASTGRSPMPYRLAAVCASGEELRSQLRAFAVGAPAPGLIASGEPSARAPHVAFLFSGQGTRHAGLGRELYEREPAFRTALDRCAAILAPHLPRPLLEVLFAADAAASPLDEARFAQPALVALEVSLAELWKAWGVRPSVVVGHSLGQYAAACVAGIFRVEDVLPLVAMRGRLMQELSSDGAMSALRAPASRVAAALEPYRDRLSIAAINGPQSTVISGARDAVGCVEELLAREGVMARRLPVTNAFHSPLLYPVVEPFRAQVTRMRFAPSRVRILSDLTGLMADGELSEPSYWCRHLLQPIHFARAVETLHGLGVRDFVEVGPSNVLLGLAQRCVPDDGEAREWLPSLGSGLGERRRMVESLATLYTRGVPVDWVEVEGRASHRRVRLPTTPFERERYWIEATPPAPTEAPPPTPSGLHPLLGRRVELADAREARFESALSAKAPAFLEHHRVSGAVLLPAAALVELALAAARFARPADDAPISLRQLDFERPVVLPEQGVAVVQTTWVEQSPGVHALRIFLRREQPEGTVSWERVATGRLDSNAVTSVPGEALDALRQRLTRVIAPSDYYAHLAEGGLAYGPSFQALRTLSGCEGEALARITLPDELALEPYALHPVLLDACCQALGATFPRRKDVPYLPASLEGLRVHAPLERDVWASLKRRQEGLDAVASLRLFSREGRLLAEAERLRFRQVRLEALRNPDDTRLDDWLYALEWRPAPPRGPRVAPTWLPSPEALRDAVLPQLHGLSLREDLAAYGQFLEELEALCVPYVIQALGRLGFGFEPRPAFTAEALAAELGVVPAHQRLWHRLLAMLVEDGLLRAEGNAFAVARTPERPELLERWRQLGERHPTHDTEHALLGRCGEGLADALRGRRDSLELLFPRGETDVAARLYRDSPGPQELNAQARAALAHAVFRLPAERTLRVLEIGAGTGGTTALLLRELPPERTEYVFTDISPHFLQRAAREFQAHGFVTYRALDIEKDPVPQGFEPGGFDVIVAANVLHATASLRDTLRHARRLLAPSGLFLLVEATQTRRWVDLTFGLTSGWWRFTDTDVRPSHPLISSARWKSLLGEAGFTECVALAKEEHEASLQAAVLLARAPEAPPRDPGRHWLIVADRRGTGAALAERLETLGERCTRVPGAGLTAADYARLLADARSPTHVVHLTSLDSPAPGDAAGLDLESAYRNGCGGALELLQALLTANLTPALSFVTRGALAVTGDGAPGVAQSPLHGLGRGIAMEHPQLGGTVIDLDPARDELEGLVTELLSERSDEQVAFRDGVRRVPRVVRHARLESSPPFQCREDATYLVTGGLNGLGLLTARLLVERGARNLLLLGRGAPTPDATEQLRELEAARVRVVVARADVSHEDTLARALATGLDGMPPLRGVIHSAGALDDGILAQQTHARFQKVFAAKVLGSWNLHRLTLAHPLDFFVLYSSIASLLGNSGQANHSAANTFQDALAHYRRARGLPALTINWGAWSQVGAAAGTRVQERLAERWMNPIRPAQGLEVLSSLLAASAAIQVAVMPIARGGFEVKGAIPLLLSALVAPERASTPRTASRDAALLEQLARAPGVEAQHLLVEYLRQRLSKVLRVKNPARLAPDRPLSELGLDSLMAIELKNHVLHELGADVPLEKFIGGASLRELAGLAHQRLTLHQLAPTEPVPATSAEGTTELTL; translated from the coding sequence GTGAGCACGAACGACTTCTCCGAGATGAGCGCCACCCAGCTCGCCTACGCGGCGAAGCAGGTGCGCAATCGGATGGGGCTGCTCACGGCCGAGCCCATCGCGCTCGTCGGCATGGGCTGCCGCTTCCCCGGAGGCGTGGACAGCCCGGACGCCTACTGGGAGCTGCTGCGCTCGGGCCGAGACGCCGTCACCGAGGTGCCCTCGGAGCGCTGGAGCCTGGACGTGTACTACTCGCCCGTCCCAGGCACGCCCGGGAAGATGTACACGCGCCACGGCGCGTTCGTGAGCGGAGTGGACCGCTTCGACCCGCTCTTCTTCGGCATCTCCCCGCGCGAGGCGGTGGTGATGGATCCGCAGCAGCGCATCCTGCTGGAGGTGAGCTGGGAGGCGCTGGAGCACGCGGGCCTCGCGCCCTCGCGCCTGCGCGGCACGGCCACGGGCGTGTTCGTGGGCATCATGCACCGCGACTACACGTACCTGGTCCACACCTCGGCGGCGATGGACACGCACGTCGGCTCGGGCACGGGCCTGAGCGTGGCGGCGGGTCGCATCGCGCACCTGCTCGCGCTGGAGGGCCCCACGCTGGTGGTGGACACCGCGTGCTCCTCGTCACTCGTGGCGGTCCATCTGGCGTGTCAGAGCCTGCGCGGCGGTGAGTGCGACGTGGCCCTGGCCGCGGGCATCAACCTCATCCTGTCTCCCATGAGCACCATCGTGGAGTGCCAGATGCGGATGCTCTCCGCGGAGGGCCACTGCAAGACCTTCGACGCGCGGGCGGATGGCTTCGTGCGCGGTGAGGGCTGCGGCGTGGTGGTGCTCAAGCGCCTGTCGGACGCGCTCGCGGACGGAGATGACGTCATCGCCATCCTGCGCGGCTCGGCGGTGAATCACGACGGTCACAGCGGCGGGCTCCTGGTGCCCAACGGCGCCGCGCAAGAGAAGGTCATCCGCGCCGCGCTCCGCAATGGTGGCGTCTCGGCGTCGCAGGTCGACTACGTGGAGGCGCACGGCACGGGCACGGCGCTGGGTGACCCCATCGAGGTCGAGGCGCTCGGCCGGGTGTTCAGCGACGCGCGGCACCGCGAGTCCCCGCTGCTCATCGGCTCGGTGAAGACGAACATCGGGCACACGGAGATCGCCGCGGGCATGGCGGGGCTCATGAAGGCCGCGCTGGCCCTGCGCCACGGAGAGCTTCCCCGCAACCTGCACTTCGAGCGCCCGAACCCGGAGATTCGCTGGAGCGAGCTGCCCGTCTCGGTCGTCACCGCGCAGCGCCCGTGGCCCGGCGGCACGCGGAGGTTCGCGGGCGTGAGCGCGTTCGGCTACAGCGGCACCAACGCCCACGTGGTGCTGGAGTCCGCGCCCCCTGTCGTGCGCCCGCCCTCGGTGACGGAGGGCCGGCGCGAGCAGGTGCTCGTGCTGTCGGCGAAGACGCCCACCGCGCTCACCACCCTGGCGGCGAGCTATGGCGCGCACCTGACGCGCCACCCGGAGGTGGACACGTCGGACGTCTGCTACTCCGCCAGCACCGGGCGCTCGCCCATGCCGTACCGGCTGGCCGCGGTCTGCGCCTCGGGAGAGGAGCTGCGCTCACAACTGCGGGCCTTCGCCGTGGGAGCGCCCGCCCCGGGCCTCATCGCGTCCGGCGAGCCCAGCGCCCGCGCGCCGCATGTGGCGTTCCTCTTCAGCGGACAGGGGACTCGGCACGCGGGGCTGGGACGGGAGCTGTATGAGCGCGAGCCCGCGTTCCGCACCGCGCTGGACCGCTGCGCCGCCATCCTCGCGCCGCACCTGCCGCGCCCGCTGCTGGAGGTCTTGTTCGCGGCGGACGCCGCGGCCTCGCCGCTGGATGAGGCCCGGTTCGCCCAGCCAGCCCTCGTCGCGCTGGAGGTGTCACTCGCGGAGCTGTGGAAGGCCTGGGGGGTGCGTCCCTCGGTCGTCGTGGGGCACAGCCTGGGCCAGTACGCCGCCGCGTGTGTCGCCGGCATCTTCCGCGTGGAGGACGTCCTGCCGCTCGTCGCCATGCGCGGCCGGTTGATGCAGGAGCTGTCCTCGGACGGAGCCATGAGCGCGCTGCGGGCTCCGGCCTCGCGCGTCGCCGCGGCCTTGGAGCCGTATCGCGACCGGCTCTCCATCGCCGCCATCAACGGTCCGCAGAGCACGGTCATCTCGGGCGCGCGCGACGCCGTCGGCTGCGTGGAGGAGCTGCTCGCCCGCGAGGGAGTGATGGCCCGGCGGCTCCCAGTGACGAACGCGTTCCACTCGCCCCTGCTGTACCCCGTGGTGGAGCCCTTCCGAGCCCAGGTCACGCGCATGCGCTTCGCGCCGTCCCGCGTGCGCATCCTCTCGGACCTGACCGGGCTCATGGCGGATGGCGAGCTGTCCGAGCCGTCGTACTGGTGCCGGCACCTGCTCCAGCCCATCCACTTCGCGCGCGCGGTGGAGACACTCCACGGGCTGGGCGTGCGTGACTTCGTGGAGGTGGGACCATCCAATGTGCTGCTCGGCCTCGCACAGCGCTGCGTCCCGGACGACGGCGAGGCGCGCGAGTGGCTCCCCAGCCTGGGCTCGGGGCTGGGCGAACGTCGCCGCATGGTGGAGAGCCTCGCCACCCTCTACACGCGCGGCGTTCCCGTGGACTGGGTCGAGGTGGAGGGACGGGCCTCGCATCGCCGCGTGCGCCTGCCCACCACGCCGTTCGAGCGCGAGCGCTACTGGATCGAAGCCACGCCCCCAGCGCCCACCGAGGCCCCACCGCCCACGCCCAGCGGTCTGCACCCGCTGCTGGGCCGACGTGTCGAGCTGGCCGATGCGCGTGAAGCACGCTTCGAGTCCGCGCTGAGCGCCAAGGCCCCCGCCTTCCTGGAGCATCACCGCGTGTCCGGCGCGGTGCTCCTACCGGCCGCGGCGCTGGTCGAGCTGGCCTTGGCGGCGGCGCGCTTCGCCAGGCCCGCGGACGACGCTCCCATTTCCCTGCGCCAGCTCGACTTCGAGCGGCCCGTCGTCCTCCCGGAGCAGGGCGTCGCGGTCGTTCAAACCACGTGGGTCGAGCAGTCACCTGGGGTCCACGCCCTGCGCATCTTCCTGCGCCGTGAGCAACCCGAGGGCACCGTCTCCTGGGAGCGTGTGGCCACGGGCCGCCTCGATTCCAACGCCGTCACGTCCGTGCCGGGAGAGGCCCTGGACGCGCTCCGCCAACGACTCACGCGCGTCATCGCCCCATCCGACTACTACGCGCATCTGGCGGAAGGCGGACTCGCCTACGGCCCCTCCTTCCAAGCACTTCGAACCCTGTCTGGATGCGAAGGCGAGGCACTCGCGCGCATCACCCTGCCGGACGAACTCGCGCTGGAACCGTACGCCCTGCACCCCGTGCTGCTCGACGCGTGCTGCCAGGCCCTGGGCGCCACCTTCCCCCGACGCAAGGACGTGCCCTACCTGCCCGCGAGCCTCGAAGGGCTCCGCGTGCACGCGCCGCTGGAACGTGACGTGTGGGCAAGCCTTAAGCGCCGCCAGGAGGGCCTGGACGCGGTGGCATCGCTGCGGCTGTTCAGTCGGGAGGGGCGCCTGCTCGCGGAGGCGGAGCGGCTGCGCTTCCGCCAGGTCCGTCTGGAAGCGCTGCGCAACCCGGACGACACGCGCCTGGACGATTGGCTCTATGCGCTGGAGTGGCGTCCCGCTCCACCGCGGGGACCGCGCGTCGCGCCCACGTGGCTGCCCTCACCCGAGGCGCTGCGCGATGCGGTCCTGCCCCAGCTCCACGGCCTGTCGCTTCGCGAGGACCTCGCGGCGTATGGCCAGTTCCTGGAGGAACTCGAAGCGCTGTGCGTTCCCTACGTCATCCAGGCGCTCGGAAGGCTGGGCTTCGGCTTCGAGCCGCGCCCCGCCTTCACCGCGGAGGCGCTCGCCGCCGAGCTGGGCGTCGTCCCCGCACACCAGCGGCTGTGGCACCGACTGCTGGCGATGCTCGTCGAGGACGGCCTCCTGCGCGCCGAAGGCAATGCGTTCGCCGTGGCCCGGACGCCCGAGCGACCTGAACTGCTGGAGCGCTGGAGACAGTTGGGCGAGCGCCATCCAACACATGACACGGAGCACGCGTTGCTCGGGCGCTGCGGCGAGGGGCTGGCGGACGCGCTGCGCGGCCGAAGAGACTCCCTGGAGCTGCTCTTTCCTCGCGGCGAGACGGACGTGGCGGCGCGGCTCTACCGCGACTCGCCCGGGCCTCAGGAGCTGAACGCCCAGGCCCGCGCGGCGCTGGCACACGCCGTGTTCCGCCTCCCCGCCGAACGGACCCTGCGCGTGCTGGAGATTGGCGCGGGCACGGGCGGAACCACCGCGCTGCTCCTGCGCGAGCTGCCCCCCGAGCGGACCGAGTACGTCTTCACGGACATCTCGCCCCACTTCCTCCAGCGCGCCGCGCGCGAGTTCCAGGCGCACGGCTTCGTGACGTATCGCGCGCTCGACATCGAGAAGGACCCGGTGCCCCAGGGCTTCGAGCCAGGTGGCTTCGACGTCATCGTCGCGGCCAACGTCCTGCACGCCACCGCCAGCCTGCGCGACACGCTCCGCCACGCGCGCCGACTGCTCGCGCCCTCCGGACTGTTCTTGCTCGTGGAGGCCACACAGACGCGCCGCTGGGTGGACCTCACCTTCGGACTCACCTCGGGCTGGTGGCGCTTCACCGACACGGACGTGCGCCCCAGCCACCCGCTCATCTCCAGCGCGCGCTGGAAGTCGCTCTTGGGCGAAGCGGGCTTCACGGAATGCGTGGCGCTCGCGAAGGAGGAGCACGAGGCCAGCCTCCAGGCAGCCGTCCTCCTCGCGCGCGCGCCCGAGGCCCCGCCCCGCGACCCAGGCCGCCATTGGCTCATCGTGGCGGACCGGCGCGGTACGGGCGCCGCGCTGGCGGAGCGACTGGAGACGCTCGGCGAGCGCTGCACCCGCGTGCCGGGCGCGGGCCTCACGGCGGCGGACTACGCGCGGCTGCTCGCGGACGCGCGCTCACCCACGCACGTCGTGCACCTCACCAGCCTCGACTCGCCCGCGCCGGGAGACGCGGCGGGCCTGGACCTCGAGTCCGCGTACCGCAACGGCTGCGGCGGAGCGTTGGAGCTGCTCCAGGCGCTGCTGACCGCGAACCTCACCCCCGCGCTCAGCTTCGTCACGCGAGGCGCGCTGGCGGTGACGGGGGACGGTGCCCCTGGCGTCGCGCAGTCTCCGCTGCACGGGCTGGGGCGCGGCATCGCCATGGAGCATCCCCAGCTCGGGGGAACGGTCATCGACTTGGATCCGGCGCGTGACGAGTTGGAGGGGCTCGTCACCGAGCTGTTGTCGGAGCGCTCGGACGAACAGGTCGCGTTCCGCGACGGCGTGCGCCGCGTGCCGCGCGTGGTGCGCCATGCGCGGCTGGAGTCGTCCCCGCCCTTCCAGTGCCGCGAGGACGCCACCTACCTCGTCACGGGTGGCCTCAATGGCCTGGGCCTGCTCACGGCGCGGCTGCTCGTGGAGCGCGGCGCGCGGAACCTCCTGCTGCTCGGCCGGGGTGCGCCCACTCCTGACGCGACGGAGCAGCTCCGCGAGCTGGAGGCCGCGCGCGTGCGCGTGGTGGTGGCGCGCGCGGATGTGTCGCACGAGGACACGCTCGCCCGAGCCCTCGCCACCGGGCTGGACGGCATGCCACCCCTGCGCGGCGTCATCCACTCGGCGGGGGCGCTCGATGACGGAATCCTCGCGCAGCAGACCCATGCCCGGTTCCAGAAGGTCTTCGCCGCGAAGGTGCTCGGCTCGTGGAACCTGCACCGGTTGACGCTGGCGCATCCGCTGGACTTCTTCGTCCTCTACTCGTCCATCGCCTCGCTCCTGGGCAACAGCGGCCAGGCCAACCACTCGGCGGCCAACACCTTCCAGGACGCGCTGGCCCACTACCGGCGCGCGCGCGGCCTGCCGGCCCTCACCATCAACTGGGGCGCCTGGTCCCAAGTGGGCGCAGCGGCGGGCACACGCGTGCAAGAACGACTGGCCGAGCGGTGGATGAACCCCATCCGCCCCGCGCAGGGCCTGGAGGTGCTGTCCTCGCTGCTCGCCGCGAGCGCCGCCATCCAGGTCGCCGTCATGCCCATCGCGCGCGGCGGCTTCGAGGTGAAGGGCGCGATCCCGCTCCTCCTGTCCGCGCTGGTGGCGCCTGAGCGCGCGAGCACGCCGCGCACCGCCTCTCGCGACGCGGCGCTCCTGGAGCAGCTCGCACGCGCGCCCGGGGTCGAGGCCCAGCATCTGCTCGTCGAATACCTGCGCCAGCGACTGTCCAAGGTGCTGCGCGTGAAGAACCCGGCGCGACTCGCACCGGACCGGCCACTCAGCGAGCTGGGCCTGGATTCGCTGATGGCCATCGAACTGAAGAACCACGTGCTTCATGAGCTGGGGGCGGATGTGCCCCTCGAGAAGTTCATCGGCGGAGCGAGCCTGCGCGAGCTGGCCGGACTCGCTCACCAGCGGCTCACCCTCCACCAGCTCGCCCCCACGGAGCCCGTCCCGGCGACATCCGCCGAAGGCACCACCGAGTTGACGCTATGA